In one Aquabacterium sp. OR-4 genomic region, the following are encoded:
- the metX gene encoding homoserine O-succinyltransferase MetX, producing MASVGHVTPQTLHFDTPLPLRSGATLPAYDVVIETYGTLNAARSNAVLVCHALNASHHVAGTHAGKDKSEGWWDNLVGPGKPLDTNRFFVIGINNPGSCFGSTGPMHANPATGRPWGADFPVMTVEDWVDAQARVLDRLGIERLAAVLGGSLGGMQALSWTLRHPGRVGECVAVATAPNLSAQNIAFNEVARRAIITDPDFHGGHFYAHGVVPKRGLRVARMIGHITYLSDDSMEAKFGRSLREAELAYSTQDIEFQIESYLRYQGDKFSEYFDANTYLLITRALDYFDPARAHGGSLAAAFAPARDIRFTIVSFTTDWRFSPARSREIVKALVDNRIALSYSEIDAPHGHDAFLLEDPRYHGVLRATFERIARGIAR from the coding sequence ATGGCCTCCGTCGGGCACGTCACACCGCAGACCCTGCACTTCGACACGCCGCTGCCGCTGCGCAGCGGTGCCACGCTGCCGGCCTACGACGTGGTCATCGAGACCTACGGCACCCTCAATGCCGCGCGCAGCAATGCGGTGCTGGTGTGCCACGCGCTCAATGCCAGCCACCATGTGGCCGGCACGCACGCCGGCAAGGACAAGAGCGAGGGCTGGTGGGACAACCTGGTGGGCCCGGGCAAGCCGCTGGACACGAACCGCTTCTTCGTCATCGGCATCAACAACCCCGGCTCGTGTTTCGGCTCGACCGGGCCGATGCACGCCAACCCCGCCACCGGCAGGCCCTGGGGCGCCGACTTTCCGGTGATGACTGTGGAAGACTGGGTCGACGCCCAGGCCCGCGTGCTCGACCGCCTGGGCATTGAGCGCCTGGCCGCGGTGCTGGGCGGCAGCCTGGGCGGCATGCAGGCGCTGAGCTGGACGCTGCGCCACCCCGGGCGCGTGGGCGAGTGCGTGGCCGTGGCCACCGCGCCCAACCTGAGCGCCCAGAACATCGCCTTCAACGAGGTGGCGCGCCGCGCCATCATCACCGACCCCGATTTCCACGGCGGCCACTTCTACGCCCACGGCGTGGTGCCCAAGCGCGGCCTGCGCGTGGCGCGCATGATCGGCCACATCACCTACCTCAGCGACGACTCGATGGAGGCCAAGTTCGGCCGCAGCCTGCGCGAGGCCGAGCTGGCCTACAGCACGCAGGACATCGAGTTCCAGATCGAGAGCTACCTGCGCTACCAGGGCGACAAGTTCAGCGAGTACTTCGACGCCAACACCTACCTGCTGATCACCCGCGCACTCGACTATTTCGACCCCGCGCGTGCGCACGGCGGCAGCCTGGCCGCGGCCTTTGCGCCGGCGCGCGACATCCGCTTCACCATCGTGAGCTTCACCACCGACTGGCGCTTCTCGCCGGCGCGCAGCCGCGAGATCGTCAAGGCCCTGGTCGACAACCGCATCGCGCTGAGCTACAGCGAGATCGACGCACCGCACGGCCACGACGCCTTTCTGCTCGAAGACCCGCGCTACCACGGCGTGCTGCGCGCCACCTTCGAGCGCATTGCACGGGGGATCGCCCGATGA
- a CDS encoding TonB-dependent receptor plug domain-containing protein, with protein MAAVLAACAQAAPPPAAEAAPAELSLEDLLKADVVTASRKAQAVQDVAAAVYVISREDIERSGASSLPAALALAPGVEVQRLSSGRWAVGTRGFSGRFANKLLVLMDGRSIYSPLFSGVLWEMEGTLIEDIERIEVIRGPGAALWGANAVNGVINILTRPARNTQGTLLAAGTGTLERSSLALRHGGTLGGAGGSGLAGASGHWRAWFSHQDATHFDDLSGAPANDDWHTTRAGFRADLTLAGGTALSLSGSLSDNSAGDRWYTANLVSATGSDVNHIVQRTNTAHLLARANLLGSDGSETVVQSYLATDRISGGQFFDQHRATVDVDVQHRPRPLGAHDLVLGATWRTSRDRVGSGPGLFSFRNPKRNFTVASVFVNDEITLLPQTLRATVGARIEHNSFTGWEPQPHLRLAWTPNPTQTLWGAASRAVRTPSRAERDIQVDLRVTPASPPVPPVLLRSTTHPDQALDAERVVACELGFRQQFGPSLALDLALFSNRYTQLTGGATGAQSFEFTPVPHVVQYLTPGNHLHGRTRGGELVLDWRVLRGWRVQAMVSLVNTHVGSNSSDPVTIGSALSQAGGTPERLSSLRSTLALGSQVDVDARLRHASAISATGVKPVPAYTTLDLRLAWRARPGLTLSLMGENLLQRRHVEGAPELLPSPTLQVPRSGHVKALWQF; from the coding sequence ATGGCCGCCGTGCTGGCCGCCTGTGCCCAGGCGGCGCCACCACCCGCCGCCGAGGCCGCGCCGGCCGAGCTGAGCCTGGAAGACCTGCTCAAGGCCGATGTGGTGACCGCGTCGCGCAAGGCGCAGGCGGTGCAGGACGTGGCCGCGGCGGTGTACGTGATCTCGCGCGAGGACATCGAGCGCTCGGGCGCCAGCAGCCTGCCGGCCGCGCTGGCCCTGGCGCCGGGGGTCGAGGTGCAGCGCCTGTCCAGCGGCCGCTGGGCGGTGGGCACGCGCGGCTTCTCGGGCCGCTTTGCCAACAAGCTGCTGGTGCTGATGGACGGGCGCAGCATCTACTCGCCGCTGTTCTCGGGCGTGCTGTGGGAGATGGAGGGCACGCTGATCGAGGACATCGAGCGCATCGAGGTCATCCGCGGCCCCGGCGCGGCGCTGTGGGGTGCCAATGCGGTCAACGGCGTGATCAACATCCTCACCCGGCCCGCGCGCAACACCCAGGGCACGCTGCTGGCGGCCGGCACCGGCACGCTGGAGCGATCCTCGCTGGCCCTGCGCCATGGCGGCACGCTGGGTGGCGCGGGCGGCAGCGGCCTGGCCGGCGCCAGCGGCCACTGGCGCGCCTGGTTCAGCCACCAGGACGCCACCCACTTCGACGACCTGAGCGGCGCGCCGGCCAATGACGACTGGCACACCACGCGGGCCGGCTTCCGGGCCGATCTCACGCTGGCCGGCGGCACCGCGCTGAGCCTGTCGGGCAGCCTGTCGGACAACAGCGCCGGCGACCGCTGGTACACCGCCAACCTGGTGTCGGCCACCGGCAGCGATGTCAACCACATCGTGCAGCGCACCAACACCGCCCACCTGCTGGCGCGCGCCAATCTGCTGGGCAGCGATGGCAGCGAGACCGTGGTGCAGAGCTATCTGGCCACCGACCGGATCAGCGGTGGCCAGTTCTTCGACCAGCACCGCGCCACCGTCGATGTGGACGTGCAGCACCGCCCGCGGCCGCTGGGCGCGCACGATCTGGTGCTGGGCGCCACCTGGCGCACGTCGCGCGACCGCGTGGGTTCAGGGCCGGGGCTGTTCAGCTTCCGCAACCCGAAGCGCAACTTCACCGTGGCCAGCGTGTTCGTCAACGACGAGATCACGCTGCTGCCGCAGACCCTGCGCGCCACCGTGGGCGCGCGCATCGAGCACAACAGCTTCACCGGCTGGGAGCCGCAGCCGCACCTGCGCCTGGCCTGGACGCCCAACCCCACGCAGACGCTGTGGGGCGCCGCCTCGCGTGCGGTGCGCACGCCCTCGCGCGCCGAGCGCGACATCCAGGTCGACCTGCGCGTCACGCCGGCCAGCCCGCCGGTGCCGCCGGTGCTGCTGCGCAGCACCACCCATCCCGACCAGGCGCTCGATGCCGAGCGCGTGGTGGCCTGCGAGCTGGGCTTTCGCCAGCAGTTCGGCCCCAGCCTGGCGCTGGACCTGGCGCTGTTCAGCAACCGCTACACCCAGCTCACCGGCGGCGCCACCGGGGCGCAGAGCTTCGAGTTCACGCCGGTGCCGCATGTGGTGCAGTACCTCACGCCGGGCAACCACCTGCACGGCCGCACCCGTGGCGGCGAGCTGGTGCTCGACTGGCGCGTGCTGCGCGGCTGGCGGGTGCAGGCCATGGTCTCGCTGGTCAACACCCATGTCGGCAGCAACAGCAGCGACCCGGTCACCATCGGCTCGGCGCTCAGCCAGGCCGGCGGCACGCCCGAGCGCCTGTCCTCGTTGCGCAGCACGCTGGCCCTGGGCAGCCAGGTGGATGTGGACGCCCGGCTGCGCCATGCCTCGGCCATCAGCGCCACCGGCGTCAAGCCGGTGCCGGCCTACACCACGCTGGACCTGCGCCTGGCCTGGCGTGCCCGGCCGGGGCTCACGCTGTCGCTGATGGGCGAGAACCTGCTGCAGCGCCGCCATGTGGAGGGCGCGCCCGAGCTGCTGCCCTCGCCCACGCTGCAGGTGCCGCGCAGCGGCCATGTGAAGGCGCTCTGGCAGTTCTGA
- the proC gene encoding pyrroline-5-carboxylate reductase, translating to MTSSPDPDCIAFIGGGNMASALIGGLVNSGRAPASILVVDPGEAQRARLQAGFGVRTLAAADATLASAALVVWAVKPQLFKDAAAPCAAQVQGALHLSVMAGIRSDAIARATGARRIVRSMPNTPALIGRGIAGLYATPGVTAAERAQVEQVLAPTGQVLWVAREADLDAVTALSGSGPAYVFYFVEAMVAAAQAMGLTPEQGQQLALATFDGATALAAASDEPPALLRERVTSKGGTTYAALESMRGDAVAEAIARAVQAAQRRAAELGDEFG from the coding sequence ATGACTTCTTCGCCAGACCCCGACTGCATCGCCTTCATCGGCGGCGGCAACATGGCCAGCGCGCTGATCGGCGGGCTGGTGAACAGCGGCCGCGCGCCGGCCAGCATCCTGGTGGTGGATCCCGGCGAGGCGCAGCGGGCCAGGCTGCAGGCCGGGTTCGGCGTGCGCACGCTGGCCGCGGCCGATGCCACGCTGGCCAGCGCCGCGCTGGTGGTGTGGGCGGTGAAGCCGCAGCTGTTCAAGGATGCTGCCGCGCCCTGCGCCGCCCAGGTGCAAGGGGCGCTGCACCTCAGCGTGATGGCCGGCATCCGCAGCGATGCGATCGCGCGCGCCACCGGTGCCCGGCGCATCGTGCGCAGCATGCCCAACACGCCGGCGCTGATCGGCCGCGGCATCGCCGGGCTGTATGCCACGCCGGGCGTCACCGCCGCCGAGCGGGCGCAGGTCGAGCAGGTGCTGGCGCCCACCGGCCAGGTGCTGTGGGTGGCGCGCGAGGCCGATCTCGATGCCGTGACCGCGCTGTCGGGCTCGGGCCCGGCCTATGTCTTCTACTTCGTCGAGGCCATGGTGGCCGCGGCCCAGGCGATGGGCCTGACGCCCGAGCAGGGCCAGCAGCTGGCGCTGGCCACCTTTGACGGCGCCACCGCCCTGGCCGCGGCCAGCGACGAGCCGCCCGCGCTGCTGCGCGAGCGTGTCACCAGCAAGGGCGGCACCACCTACGCGGCGCTCGAATCGATGCGCGGCGACGCCGTGGCCGAGGCCATCGCCCGCGCGGTGCAGGCCGCGCAGCGCCGCGCCGCCGAGCTGGGCGACGAGTTCGGCTGA
- a CDS encoding VOC family protein codes for MIGYVTLGTNDLPRAKAFYDALLEPLGIDRIMEFDGNGYAWGSGMDKPALGIMKPFNKLPATWGNGTMVALALDSRDKVVAAHARALGLGATDEGAPGPRGESGFFAGYLRDPDGNKLNFFCMG; via the coding sequence ATGATCGGCTACGTCACCCTCGGCACCAACGACCTGCCGCGCGCCAAGGCCTTCTACGACGCCCTGCTCGAGCCGCTGGGCATCGACCGGATCATGGAGTTCGACGGCAACGGCTACGCCTGGGGCTCCGGCATGGACAAGCCGGCGCTGGGCATCATGAAGCCCTTCAACAAGCTGCCGGCCACCTGGGGCAACGGCACCATGGTGGCGCTGGCCCTCGACAGCCGCGACAAGGTGGTGGCCGCCCACGCCCGCGCGCTGGGCCTGGGCGCCACCGATGAAGGCGCGCCCGGCCCGCGCGGCGAAAGCGGCTTTTTTGCCGGCTACCTGCGCGATCCCGACGGCAACAAGCTCAACTTCTTCTGCATGGGCTGA
- a CDS encoding Bug family tripartite tricarboxylate transporter substrate binding protein: protein MRRRPLLLALACALPLAATAQTAAPAWPTQPVKIVVPAPAGSSLDIVARLLADKLKDKWGQPVLVEPRPGAGGMLGVDMAAKATPDGHTLALGFNGPVAFAPFLYKKMPYDPARDLAPVVMTTSQPNVLAVSAAVPAKTVKEFVDWAKARAGKVNYSSLGNGSSAHLTMALFMTEAGFQATHIPFNGSPPAAFALAQGEADASFMTAPALLAHVKSGKVRMLAVSAAQRPDSLRDVPTLAEAGFPQVESLAWNGLFTAAATPPAVIAKINADVNAVLRDPAVKLQFDLQGLTPVGGTPESFKRTLESDARRWGAIIRATGVTLD, encoded by the coding sequence ATGCGCCGTCGTCCCCTGCTGCTTGCCCTGGCCTGCGCCCTGCCGCTGGCCGCCACCGCCCAGACCGCCGCCCCCGCCTGGCCCACGCAGCCGGTGAAGATCGTGGTGCCGGCGCCGGCCGGCTCCAGCCTCGACATCGTGGCGCGGCTGCTGGCCGACAAGCTCAAGGACAAGTGGGGCCAGCCGGTGCTGGTGGAACCCAGGCCCGGCGCCGGCGGCATGCTGGGCGTGGACATGGCGGCCAAGGCCACGCCCGACGGCCACACGCTGGCGCTGGGCTTCAACGGCCCGGTGGCCTTTGCGCCCTTTCTGTACAAGAAGATGCCCTACGACCCGGCGCGCGACCTGGCGCCGGTGGTCATGACCACCAGCCAGCCCAATGTGCTGGCGGTGAGCGCCGCGGTGCCGGCTAAGACGGTGAAGGAGTTCGTCGACTGGGCCAAGGCCCGTGCCGGCAAGGTGAACTACTCGTCGCTGGGCAATGGCAGCTCGGCGCACCTGACCATGGCGCTGTTCATGACCGAGGCCGGCTTCCAGGCCACCCACATCCCGTTCAACGGCTCGCCGCCGGCGGCCTTTGCGCTGGCCCAGGGCGAGGCCGATGCCAGCTTCATGACCGCGCCGGCCCTGCTGGCGCATGTGAAGTCGGGCAAGGTGCGCATGCTGGCGGTCAGCGCCGCGCAGCGCCCCGACAGCCTGCGCGACGTGCCCACGCTGGCCGAGGCCGGCTTCCCGCAGGTGGAATCGCTGGCCTGGAACGGCCTGTTCACCGCCGCCGCCACGCCGCCGGCCGTGATCGCGAAGATCAATGCCGATGTCAACGCCGTGCTGCGTGATCCGGCCGTGAAGCTGCAGTTCGACCTGCAGGGCCTGACGCCGGTGGGCGGCACGCCCGAGTCCTTCAAGCGCACGCTCGAGAGCGACGCCAGGCGCTGGGGCGCCATCATCCGCGCCACCGGCGTGACGCTGGATTGA
- the metW gene encoding methionine biosynthesis protein MetW, with product MSSLHHELEVIADLVPQGARVLDLGCGDGALLAHLKAAKGCTGYGVELDDENVLGCARRGVEVIQLNLEEGLALFDDRSFDVVLQLQTLQHLRNTEKMLRETARVGRSGVVSFPNFAHWPNRMSVLRGRMPVTRALPYEWYDTPNIRVGTFADFEVLARRNGLQIRDSFGLHAGRVVRRQPNLMASVAVFRFEGR from the coding sequence ATGAGCAGCCTGCACCACGAGCTGGAGGTGATTGCCGACCTGGTGCCCCAGGGCGCCCGCGTGCTCGATCTGGGCTGCGGCGACGGCGCGCTGCTGGCCCACCTGAAGGCCGCCAAGGGCTGCACCGGCTACGGCGTGGAGCTCGACGACGAGAACGTGCTGGGCTGCGCGCGCCGCGGCGTCGAGGTCATCCAGCTCAACCTCGAGGAAGGGCTGGCGCTGTTTGACGACCGCAGCTTCGACGTGGTGCTGCAGCTGCAGACCCTGCAGCACCTGCGCAACACCGAGAAGATGCTGCGCGAGACCGCCCGCGTGGGCCGCAGCGGCGTGGTGAGCTTTCCCAACTTTGCGCACTGGCCCAACCGCATGAGCGTGCTGCGCGGGCGCATGCCGGTGACACGCGCGCTGCCCTACGAGTGGTACGACACACCCAACATCCGCGTCGGCACCTTTGCCGATTTCGAGGTGCTGGCGCGGCGCAACGGCCTGCAGATCCGCGACAGCTTCGGCCTGCACGCCGGCCGCGTGGTGCGCCGCCAGCCCAACCTGATGGCCAGCGTGGCGGTGTTCAGGTTCGAGGGGCGCTGA
- a CDS encoding Lrp/AsnC ligand binding domain-containing protein: MATADDDSAPERHLDKIDLRILRQLQTDGRISNLKLAEAVHLSPTAVLERVKRLTREGYILGYEARLNPAKLGAGLLVFVEVLLDRTVHDVMDNFRAAVQVRPEILECHLVAGGFDYLLKTRVADMAHYREFIGTVIWTLPGVRETRTYAVMEEVKHTTLLPI, encoded by the coding sequence ATGGCGACCGCCGACGACGACAGCGCCCCCGAGCGCCACCTCGACAAGATCGACCTGCGCATCCTGCGCCAGCTGCAGACCGATGGCCGCATCAGCAACCTCAAGCTGGCCGAGGCGGTGCACCTGTCGCCCACCGCGGTGCTCGAGCGGGTCAAGCGCCTCACGCGCGAGGGCTACATCCTGGGCTACGAGGCGCGGTTGAACCCGGCCAAGCTGGGCGCCGGGCTGCTGGTGTTCGTGGAGGTGCTGCTCGACCGCACGGTGCACGACGTGATGGACAACTTCCGCGCCGCGGTGCAGGTGCGCCCCGAGATCCTGGAATGCCACCTGGTGGCCGGTGGCTTCGACTACCTGCTCAAGACCCGCGTGGCCGACATGGCGCATTACCGCGAGTTCATCGGCACGGTGATCTGGACCCTGCCCGGCGTGCGCGAGACCCGCACCTATGCGGTGATGGAAGAGGTCAAGCACACCACGCTGCTGCCGATCTAG
- a CDS encoding Glu/Leu/Phe/Val family dehydrogenase, translated as MTLSYVHPTSDSPWGTYLAQVDRVLPYLGPLAHWGETLKRPKRSLIVDVPIELDNGTVAHFEGYRVQHSLTRGPGKGGVRYHPDVTLEEVMALSAWMSIKNAAVNLPYGGAKGGIRVDPRQLSQKELEKLTRRYTSEIGLIIGPHQDIPAPDVNTNAQIMAWMMDTYSMNTGATATGVVTGKPIHLGGSLGRVKATGRGVFVTGREAARRIGLNLEGVRVAVQGFGNVGSSAAELFGQAGAKIVAVQDHTGTIANAQGLDLATLVPHARHSGGVAGFAEAEKIDDEAFWDVACDIVIPAALENQITATRAARLKARLVLEGANGPTGQAADDVLADRGILVVPDVICNAGGVTVSYFEWVQDFSSFFWTEDEINVKLDKIMVGALKNIWDTADRHRISLRTATFAVACERILMARQERGLYP; from the coding sequence ATGACCCTTTCCTACGTGCATCCCACCTCCGACAGCCCCTGGGGCACCTACCTGGCCCAGGTTGACCGCGTGCTGCCCTACCTGGGCCCGCTGGCCCACTGGGGCGAGACGCTCAAGCGGCCCAAGCGCTCGCTGATCGTGGACGTGCCGATCGAGCTCGACAACGGCACCGTGGCGCACTTCGAGGGCTACCGCGTGCAGCACAGCCTGACCCGCGGCCCCGGCAAGGGCGGCGTGCGCTACCACCCCGACGTGACGCTGGAAGAGGTGATGGCGCTGTCGGCCTGGATGAGCATCAAGAACGCCGCGGTCAACCTGCCCTATGGCGGCGCCAAGGGCGGCATCCGCGTCGACCCCAGGCAGCTCAGCCAGAAAGAGCTGGAGAAGCTGACCCGCCGCTACACCAGCGAGATCGGCCTGATCATCGGCCCGCACCAGGACATCCCGGCGCCCGATGTCAACACCAACGCCCAGATCATGGCCTGGATGATGGACACCTACTCGATGAACACCGGCGCCACCGCCACCGGCGTGGTCACCGGCAAGCCCATCCACCTGGGCGGCAGCCTGGGCCGGGTGAAGGCCACCGGCCGCGGCGTGTTCGTCACCGGCCGCGAGGCGGCCCGCCGCATCGGCCTGAACCTGGAAGGCGTGCGCGTGGCGGTGCAGGGCTTCGGCAACGTGGGCTCGTCGGCGGCCGAGCTGTTTGGCCAGGCCGGCGCCAAGATCGTGGCCGTGCAGGACCACACCGGCACCATCGCCAACGCCCAGGGCCTGGACCTGGCCACGCTGGTGCCGCATGCCCGCCACAGCGGCGGCGTGGCCGGCTTTGCCGAGGCCGAGAAGATCGACGACGAGGCCTTCTGGGACGTGGCCTGCGACATCGTGATCCCGGCCGCGCTGGAAAACCAGATCACCGCCACGCGCGCGGCGCGCCTGAAGGCCCGCCTGGTGCTGGAAGGCGCCAACGGCCCCACCGGCCAGGCCGCCGACGACGTGCTGGCCGACCGCGGCATCCTGGTGGTGCCCGACGTGATCTGCAATGCCGGCGGCGTGACGGTGAGCTACTTCGAGTGGGTGCAGGACTTCAGCAGCTTCTTCTGGACCGAGGACGAGATCAACGTCAAGCTCGACAAGATCATGGTCGGCGCGCTGAAGAACATCTGGGACACCGCCGACCGCCACCGCATCAGCCTGCGCACCGCCACCTTTGCGGTGGCCTGCGAGCGCATCCTGATGGCGCGCCAGGAGCGCGGGCTGTACCCCTGA